One window of the Chryseobacterium camelliae genome contains the following:
- a CDS encoding hydroxymethylglutaryl-CoA reductase, degradative produces the protein MNHQPVEGFSKLSKQRKIDWLISEYLSNDRTYEQILQQYWNNNAELQKLHEEFSENTVSNFYMPYGIAPNFLIDGKLLALPMAVEESSVVAAASKAAKFWIDKGGFKTTIINTEKLGHTHFILNVEPHKLLHFFNFRLKKKLFEATEDITANMRKRGGGILDIKLIDKTSEMANYYQLKASFDTVDSMGANFINSCLEQFGKTLKQEVSDSNDFSLEEKDSLQIVMNILSNFTPDCIVRAEVSCKIEDLKDDSGISNEEFARKFKQAVTIAEIEPFRATTHNKGIMNGVDAVVIATGNDFRATEACAHAYAARNGKYSSLTHCTTDNGIFRFWIDLPISVGVVGGLTNLHPLVKFSLALLGKPSAQELMSILAVSGLAQNFGALRSLVTTGIQKGHMKMHLLNILNQMGATEEEKQHFVTYFKDKTVSHHEVIHEFNRLRGRS, from the coding sequence ATGAATCATCAACCGGTGGAAGGTTTCTCCAAACTTTCCAAGCAGCGAAAAATCGATTGGCTAATCTCAGAATACCTCAGCAATGATCGCACTTACGAGCAGATCCTACAGCAATATTGGAATAATAATGCCGAACTTCAGAAGCTCCATGAAGAGTTTTCTGAAAATACGGTGTCGAACTTTTACATGCCTTACGGGATTGCCCCCAACTTCCTGATTGACGGAAAGCTGCTGGCTCTTCCCATGGCTGTTGAAGAAAGTTCCGTAGTGGCAGCCGCCTCGAAGGCAGCCAAGTTCTGGATTGATAAAGGGGGATTTAAAACAACCATCATCAATACTGAAAAACTGGGGCATACCCACTTTATATTAAACGTAGAACCGCATAAGTTATTGCATTTCTTCAACTTCAGGCTGAAGAAAAAACTGTTTGAAGCCACGGAAGATATCACCGCCAATATGAGAAAGCGTGGCGGCGGGATCCTGGATATCAAGCTGATTGACAAAACGTCTGAAATGGCCAACTACTATCAGCTGAAAGCCAGCTTTGATACGGTAGATTCCATGGGAGCGAACTTCATCAACTCCTGCCTGGAGCAGTTCGGGAAAACCCTGAAACAGGAAGTGTCAGACAGCAATGATTTCTCCCTGGAAGAAAAGGATTCGCTCCAGATTGTAATGAACATCCTTTCCAATTTTACCCCGGATTGCATCGTACGAGCTGAGGTTTCCTGTAAAATTGAAGACCTGAAGGATGACAGCGGGATTTCCAATGAGGAATTTGCCCGGAAATTCAAGCAGGCAGTAACCATTGCTGAAATTGAACCTTTCCGCGCTACTACGCACAACAAAGGAATCATGAACGGGGTTGATGCTGTAGTTATTGCTACCGGGAATGATTTCAGGGCTACGGAAGCCTGTGCCCATGCCTATGCCGCAAGAAACGGGAAGTATTCTTCCTTAACGCATTGTACTACCGATAACGGTATTTTCAGGTTCTGGATCGACCTTCCTATTTCTGTAGGAGTCGTAGGAGGCTTAACGAATCTCCATCCGCTGGTGAAATTCTCACTGGCACTTTTGGGCAAACCATCCGCGCAGGAGCTGATGAGTATATTAGCGGTGTCCGGACTGGCCCAGAATTTCGGGGCACTCAGGTCTTTAGTGACCACAGGAATTCAGAAAGGCCACATGAAAATGCACCTGCTGAATATCCTGAACCAAATGGGCGCAACTGAAGAGGAAAAACAGCATTTTGTGACGTATTTCAAGGATAAAACGGTGAGCCATCATGAGGTAATCCATGAATTTAACAGACTGAGAGGCCGGTCATGA
- a CDS encoding HlyD family secretion protein, protein MKIQSFDKIYNIHKKSRVKRWFLFIFLAAVVVLFLPWTQNIKVMGTVTSLYQEQRPQQLNSPIPGKIIKWYVKNGDYVKKGDTILQLSEVKDDYFDPLLVQRTQQQVEAKKGVRDYYEAKVGTTNSQLQALSTGKDLKLNQLQIKISQLKNKLAGEEAELAAATNELKLSEDQYARQKKMYDEGLVSLTQFQQRSISYQNAIAKKTASENKVAQTRQEIVNTGIEQSAVIQDYTEKLSKTEGERFQSMGQIEGSEGDIAKLENQVANYKFRQGLYFIIASQDGQIVQLNKAGIGEVLKEAESIGTIVPKTTDYAVEIYIKPVDLPLIKEGQRVMCVFDGFPAIVFSGWPDSSYGIFAGKVIAVESNISTNGLFRALVVEDKTEKRWPPKIKMGTGAQGIAILNDVPVWYELWRNINGFPPDYYEVKTEKAGSNEKQK, encoded by the coding sequence ATGAAAATTCAGTCTTTTGATAAAATATACAACATCCACAAAAAATCGCGGGTAAAAAGGTGGTTTCTATTCATCTTTCTGGCAGCAGTGGTTGTCCTTTTCCTTCCATGGACCCAGAATATCAAGGTAATGGGAACCGTTACTTCCCTGTATCAGGAGCAGCGGCCACAGCAGCTCAACTCGCCTATTCCCGGGAAGATCATTAAATGGTATGTGAAAAACGGGGATTATGTGAAAAAGGGAGATACGATCCTGCAGCTTTCCGAAGTCAAAGATGATTACTTTGATCCGTTGCTGGTTCAGAGGACACAGCAGCAGGTAGAAGCTAAAAAAGGCGTGCGGGATTATTATGAAGCCAAAGTAGGAACTACAAACAGCCAGCTCCAGGCACTTTCGACGGGAAAAGACCTTAAACTGAACCAGCTTCAGATTAAGATCAGCCAGCTTAAAAACAAGCTTGCCGGTGAAGAAGCCGAACTTGCTGCCGCTACCAATGAACTGAAGCTTTCGGAAGACCAGTATGCAAGGCAGAAAAAAATGTATGATGAAGGCCTGGTTTCCCTGACCCAGTTCCAGCAGCGCAGCATTTCCTACCAGAATGCCATCGCCAAAAAAACAGCATCTGAAAATAAAGTGGCCCAGACCAGGCAGGAGATCGTGAATACGGGAATTGAACAGAGTGCCGTCATTCAGGACTACACTGAAAAACTCAGCAAAACGGAAGGAGAAAGGTTCCAGAGCATGGGCCAGATTGAAGGCAGCGAAGGTGATATTGCCAAACTTGAAAACCAGGTGGCCAATTACAAGTTCCGCCAGGGCCTGTACTTCATCATAGCTTCCCAGGACGGACAGATCGTTCAGCTGAACAAGGCAGGAATCGGCGAAGTCCTGAAAGAAGCCGAGAGCATCGGAACCATTGTACCGAAAACAACTGATTACGCGGTAGAAATTTATATCAAACCTGTAGATCTCCCGCTGATCAAGGAAGGGCAAAGGGTGATGTGTGTATTTGACGGGTTCCCGGCGATCGTATTTTCAGGATGGCCGGATTCCAGCTACGGTATTTTTGCCGGAAAGGTAATTGCCGTTGAAAGCAACATCAGTACGAACGGCCTTTTCAGAGCGCTGGTCGTTGAAGATAAAACAGAGAAGAGATGGCCGCCGAAAATTAAAATGGGAACAGGCGCCCAGGGGATTGCCATTCTCAATGACGTTCCGGTATGGTATGAGCTGTGGAGGAACATCAACGGATTCCCTCCGGATTATTATGAAGTTAAAACTGAAAAAGCCGGCAGCAATGAAAAGCAGAAATAG
- a CDS encoding RloB family protein, translating to MKNRKAFFTKGKKTYAIVGDGDCEKWYFQLLKEKEQLTINIQPQLLKKATLTKQYEYVKELAKTFDKVFWIVDYDVVDRETKECKKGEEKRSLEFARYYKDLVLFENVKILVVNTCFEYWLYLHFKYSKKNYKDCDETGKDLKKEFPVYEKTEKFYKKNNADIYSTLKPKLSTAISNASKLGDFDMQNPDNPVCEIYKLFKKDGSFNDD from the coding sequence ATGAAAAATAGAAAAGCGTTCTTTACTAAAGGAAAAAAGACTTATGCAATTGTCGGCGATGGTGATTGTGAAAAATGGTATTTTCAGCTATTAAAAGAGAAAGAACAGCTTACAATTAATATCCAGCCACAATTATTAAAAAAAGCTACTCTTACAAAGCAATATGAATATGTAAAAGAATTGGCGAAAACGTTTGATAAAGTTTTTTGGATTGTAGATTATGATGTAGTAGACAGGGAAACTAAAGAATGTAAAAAAGGTGAAGAAAAACGTAGTTTAGAATTTGCAAGGTATTATAAGGATTTAGTTTTATTTGAGAACGTTAAGATATTAGTTGTTAATACTTGCTTTGAATATTGGTTATATCTCCATTTTAAATATTCTAAAAAGAATTATAAAGATTGTGATGAGACAGGCAAAGATTTGAAAAAAGAATTTCCAGTTTATGAAAAAACAGAGAAATTTTATAAGAAGAATAATGCAGATATTTATTCTACCTTAAAACCTAAACTGTCTACAGCAATTTCGAATGCGTCTAAACTAGGAGATTTTGATATGCAAAATCCTGATAATCCTGTTTGCGAAATATATAAGCTATTTAAAAAAGATGGAAGTTTTAATGATGATTAG
- a CDS encoding TetR/AcrR family transcriptional regulator, whose protein sequence is MEFQVKFRVNEHLYLRDPETSAIGKSIVKNAIDLIYEIGFEHFTFKKLSQKISSTEATIYRYFSSKHKLLTYILNWYWSYLEFISKQRLLELKDPHRKMEKILEIITHNDETHDQIEDYNLSRLHNIVISESSKSYHVKDVDIINKEMVFNPLKSLCGFIADVISDASPDFAYPRSFASTLLETAHDQQFFSEHLPKLTDNAERKEHQRYVLNYLRHITFNLI, encoded by the coding sequence ATGGAATTCCAAGTAAAATTTAGAGTCAACGAACATTTATACCTAAGGGACCCTGAAACCAGTGCCATAGGTAAATCCATTGTAAAAAATGCCATAGACCTGATCTATGAAATCGGCTTTGAGCATTTTACCTTTAAAAAACTGTCCCAGAAGATCAGTTCTACGGAAGCGACGATCTACAGGTACTTTTCTTCCAAGCATAAGTTGCTTACGTATATCCTGAACTGGTACTGGTCTTACTTAGAATTTATTTCCAAACAGAGGCTGCTGGAACTTAAAGATCCGCACCGGAAAATGGAAAAGATCCTGGAAATCATTACGCACAACGATGAAACGCATGATCAGATTGAAGATTACAACCTGTCAAGGCTTCATAATATCGTTATTTCAGAAAGCAGCAAATCCTATCATGTTAAGGATGTAGACATTATCAATAAAGAGATGGTTTTCAACCCTTTAAAAAGCCTTTGCGGATTTATTGCGGATGTTATCTCAGATGCCAGCCCGGACTTTGCCTATCCGCGTTCATTTGCCAGTACCCTGCTGGAGACAGCTCATGACCAGCAGTTTTTCAGTGAACACCTTCCGAAACTCACGGACAATGCAGAACGAAAAGAACACCAGAGATATGTGCTTAACTATCTTCGACATATAACCTTTAACCTCATATAA
- a CDS encoding peptidase domain-containing ABC transporter — METTPREQGYKLFRYITKEKKDVTNIYFYAILSGLVQLSVPLGIQSIVSFVMGATMATSIYILIFFVVIGTWLVGFFRLKVMQIIEKIQQKIFVEFSIAFAEKLPRVNLSSTRKYYLPELVNRFFDTQNLQKGISKILLEIPAAIIQILFGILLLSFYHPWFLAFGALVVLSVVIIFNFTLESGIKSSLDESDKKYETASWIEDVAASVKTFKINSETEKHLKGTDERVMGYLDHRTSHFRVLVIQYKTIIAFKVIITLAMLVIGTYLLVNQKLNIGAFIATEIVVLSIMAAVEKLIISLESYYDVIASLAKLTKVTELAEEKNGEIILSQKGEGIEVEFKDVDFNFNAHVHILQNINFTIRENSITVISGELGSGKSLLLNMMAGFYEPSAGSILFNKIPLKNIDKNKLRTEIGVYLEDMRIIQGTVQENILLGNETSSSEDILRLSEQIGAENISNLFSSGFLTEISETDPEISFSSKKKILLLRALMGNKHLLLLEDPIDGMNEKFKFKMLQHLQNIKHMTTIVIVSQNPDILHYADLHLHMENGTIKSLS, encoded by the coding sequence ATGGAAACAACACCCAGGGAACAGGGATACAAACTTTTCAGGTACATCACCAAAGAAAAAAAGGATGTAACCAATATTTATTTCTATGCTATCCTCAGCGGTCTTGTGCAGCTCAGCGTTCCGCTAGGGATACAATCCATCGTAAGCTTTGTGATGGGTGCCACTATGGCAACATCCATTTACATCCTCATTTTCTTTGTAGTCATCGGGACGTGGCTGGTTGGTTTTTTCAGGCTGAAAGTCATGCAGATCATTGAAAAGATCCAGCAGAAGATCTTTGTTGAATTTTCTATTGCCTTTGCTGAAAAGCTCCCCCGAGTCAATCTTTCCAGCACCCGGAAATATTATTTGCCGGAACTGGTCAACCGTTTTTTTGACACCCAGAACCTCCAGAAAGGAATATCTAAAATACTGCTGGAAATTCCGGCAGCGATCATCCAGATCCTTTTCGGGATCCTGCTGCTTTCGTTTTACCATCCGTGGTTCCTGGCATTTGGGGCATTAGTTGTACTGAGCGTGGTGATCATCTTTAACTTCACCCTGGAAAGCGGAATAAAATCCAGCCTTGATGAAAGCGATAAAAAATATGAAACCGCTTCATGGATCGAGGATGTAGCTGCTTCGGTAAAGACCTTCAAAATCAATTCGGAAACAGAAAAGCACCTGAAGGGTACGGATGAAAGGGTTATGGGATACCTTGACCACCGAACTTCCCATTTCAGGGTTCTGGTGATCCAGTATAAAACCATTATTGCTTTCAAAGTAATCATCACACTGGCCATGCTGGTTATCGGTACGTATCTACTGGTCAACCAGAAGCTCAATATCGGCGCTTTTATAGCCACGGAAATTGTCGTCCTGAGCATTATGGCAGCTGTTGAGAAACTCATCATCAGCCTGGAGAGTTATTACGACGTCATCGCATCGCTGGCGAAGCTTACCAAAGTAACTGAACTGGCAGAAGAAAAAAACGGAGAAATCATTCTTTCCCAAAAAGGCGAAGGAATAGAGGTTGAGTTTAAGGATGTGGATTTTAATTTCAATGCCCATGTCCATATCCTCCAGAATATCAACTTCACCATCCGGGAAAACAGCATTACGGTTATTTCAGGTGAACTGGGCTCCGGAAAGTCACTCCTGCTGAATATGATGGCAGGATTCTATGAACCTTCGGCCGGAAGCATCCTGTTTAATAAAATTCCGCTGAAAAACATTGATAAAAACAAGCTGAGAACAGAAATAGGGGTATACCTTGAAGACATGAGGATTATTCAGGGCACTGTACAGGAAAACATTCTTTTAGGCAATGAAACCAGCAGCAGTGAAGATATCCTCCGCCTTTCCGAGCAGATTGGTGCAGAGAATATTTCAAATCTTTTTTCCAGCGGGTTCCTGACGGAAATCAGTGAGACAGATCCTGAAATCTCATTCAGCTCAAAGAAAAAAATCCTTCTGCTCAGGGCACTTATGGGCAATAAGCACCTTTTGCTGCTGGAAGATCCTATAGACGGCATGAATGAAAAATTCAAGTTTAAAATGCTGCAACACCTGCAGAATATCAAACACATGACAACGATTGTGATTGTCTCCCAGAATCCGGATATCCTGCACTATGCAGACCTGCACCTGCATATGGAAAACGGAACGATAAAAAGTTTATCTTAA
- a CDS encoding DUF423 domain-containing protein, translating into MKTITLVFGAVYGMLSVILGAFGAHALKKILSVERLESFETGVRYQMYAAFFLLIVGYILKFETTSEKWISILMIVGTILFSFSIYFLSLQDYLGANLKFLGPITPLGGLMMILSWGMLILYFAKNRI; encoded by the coding sequence ATGAAAACCATTACCTTAGTTTTTGGTGCCGTTTACGGAATGTTATCCGTAATTCTGGGAGCGTTCGGGGCACACGCATTAAAGAAAATCCTTTCCGTGGAAAGGCTGGAAAGTTTTGAAACGGGTGTACGCTACCAGATGTATGCCGCATTCTTTCTGCTGATCGTAGGATACATTCTGAAATTTGAAACGACTTCGGAGAAATGGATTTCCATTCTGATGATTGTCGGAACCATTCTTTTTTCTTTCAGCATCTATTTCCTGAGCTTGCAGGATTACCTGGGAGCGAATCTGAAATTTTTAGGTCCGATTACACCGCTTGGGGGACTGATGATGATCCTGAGCTGGGGAATGCTGATTTTGTATTTCGCAAAAAACAGGATATAA
- a CDS encoding chloride channel protein has translation MKINRRRRIIRALNLLDQPIRFNPFVFSRTFFMWAITGLVGGTIAGGYWIVLEHFTEFLAEFQGWMVIPTMAVCGLLAGLVIHFIGDPGEIHLIVNNIRFNKGKLDPKNNPSMILSSLFCVASGGSLGPEAPLVQVTGSTGTWLGKMFRLKGEELRSLSIAGMASGFTALFGAPLGGSLFSLEILHHKHAVEYYKAIIPALVASCFSYLMFALIIHLGIGATWDLKAYHYTGVYDFAFATAFGIVGTAFGWIFIFVVKFFKRIFEYRKIPIYIKTLAGGIILGIIAFYFPLTRYFGHNEINQLINGGYTLNFLIIILVFKIIAIAVTVTSGWRGGFIIPLFFVGTTLGLIIHHVFPAVDTTLAIVSCMAAINACVTRTPMSTTIILGTLTGFTYFVPILFASLTGYFLAPKIPFIGSQSEKLSEE, from the coding sequence ATGAAAATTAACAGGAGACGCCGTATTATCCGTGCTCTCAATCTTCTGGATCAGCCGATCCGGTTCAATCCGTTTGTATTCAGCCGGACTTTTTTCATGTGGGCCATCACCGGACTGGTAGGAGGGACTATTGCAGGAGGATATTGGATTGTCCTGGAACATTTCACTGAGTTTCTGGCTGAATTCCAGGGATGGATGGTTATTCCTACGATGGCTGTCTGTGGCCTTCTGGCAGGCCTGGTCATCCACTTTATCGGCGATCCGGGGGAAATCCACCTGATCGTCAATAACATCAGGTTCAATAAAGGTAAGCTGGATCCTAAGAACAATCCTTCCATGATCCTTTCATCATTATTCTGCGTGGCATCCGGCGGAAGCCTGGGGCCTGAAGCACCGCTGGTACAGGTAACGGGTTCTACCGGGACATGGCTGGGAAAAATGTTCCGGCTGAAAGGGGAGGAGCTGCGTTCTTTAAGCATTGCCGGAATGGCATCCGGGTTTACAGCTCTTTTCGGGGCGCCGCTCGGAGGAAGCCTTTTTTCTCTGGAAATCCTGCATCATAAACATGCCGTTGAGTATTACAAAGCGATCATCCCGGCATTGGTAGCCAGCTGTTTCAGCTATCTTATGTTTGCCCTGATCATTCATCTCGGAATCGGTGCTACCTGGGACCTGAAAGCCTATCATTATACAGGGGTGTATGATTTTGCCTTTGCGACTGCTTTCGGAATCGTGGGAACTGCATTCGGATGGATTTTTATTTTTGTCGTTAAGTTCTTCAAAAGGATTTTTGAATACAGGAAAATCCCCATTTATATCAAGACCCTGGCCGGCGGAATCATCCTTGGGATTATTGCCTTTTATTTCCCGTTAACCCGGTATTTCGGGCATAATGAAATCAACCAGCTGATCAACGGAGGATACACACTGAATTTTCTGATCATCATTTTGGTGTTCAAAATCATCGCCATCGCCGTTACTGTGACTTCCGGATGGAGAGGCGGTTTCATCATTCCTTTATTCTTTGTGGGAACAACTTTAGGACTCATTATCCACCATGTTTTCCCTGCGGTAGATACAACGTTGGCTATTGTAAGCTGTATGGCAGCCATTAATGCCTGTGTTACCAGAACGCCGATGAGCACAACGATAATCCTGGGAACCCTGACGGGCTTTACTTATTTCGTTCCGATCCTTTTCGCGAGCCTGACCGGATATTTTCTGGCCCCAAAGATTCCGTTTATCGGATCACAATCTGAAAAGTTATCTGAAGAATAG
- a CDS encoding TolC family protein, whose product MKSRNSIIILFALLFCQLFSAQDSLRISAREFIAIVKAYHPLAIKYQLQNKIAKSEITRARGNFDPVLGGKLGEKNIDGVQYYRQKNLELGIPTWYGIDLTGSYNYLDGEKINNSDTKGGLYQFGITVPLAKNLLYDKRRALLEQAKYALTMTEAEQAVLTNDLLLEAENTYWEWVKNFEIYRLQQKAVAINKSRLELTKKTYEFGERPAIDTVEAASQLQSFQLQERDAFLNFVKSTQDLQLFLWKENQEMYDMTAMIYPADNTANSEAFSNFEMLVQTMDTQNPERHLSVLYYFQKGNILESERKLKWQSFLPKLDFTYNFFNKENYRADYLPLFDNNFQYGLKLEIPLFQREAKANYQIAKLKIEQNALDTQVKKREIETKIQTYKNEIMNYHSQIDIARNNLTNYQRLLQAEEIRYSNGESSLFLINSRENKMIDAQEKFILLNNKFLKSYNKLKWMRENFRF is encoded by the coding sequence ATGAAAAGCAGAAATAGCATCATCATTCTCTTTGCCCTACTGTTCTGTCAGCTGTTTTCAGCACAGGATTCGCTCAGGATTTCTGCCCGGGAATTTATTGCCATTGTCAAGGCTTACCATCCGCTTGCGATCAAATATCAGCTTCAGAACAAAATTGCGAAATCCGAGATCACACGGGCCAGAGGTAATTTTGATCCTGTGCTTGGCGGGAAGCTCGGAGAAAAAAATATTGACGGCGTACAGTATTACAGGCAGAAAAATCTTGAGCTGGGAATCCCCACATGGTATGGCATTGATCTTACAGGAAGCTACAACTACCTTGACGGGGAGAAAATCAACAACAGCGATACAAAAGGCGGACTGTACCAGTTCGGCATCACTGTTCCCCTGGCTAAAAATCTTTTGTATGACAAGAGAAGAGCCTTACTGGAGCAGGCTAAGTACGCTCTTACAATGACAGAAGCAGAACAGGCAGTACTGACCAACGACCTTCTCCTCGAAGCTGAAAACACGTATTGGGAATGGGTAAAGAATTTTGAGATCTACCGCCTTCAGCAAAAGGCTGTTGCCATTAATAAAAGCCGTCTTGAATTAACGAAAAAGACATACGAATTCGGTGAGAGGCCGGCCATCGATACGGTAGAAGCAGCGTCGCAGTTACAGAGTTTCCAGCTTCAGGAAAGGGATGCTTTCCTGAATTTCGTTAAAAGCACGCAGGACCTTCAGCTGTTTCTATGGAAAGAGAATCAGGAGATGTACGATATGACCGCCATGATCTACCCTGCTGACAACACCGCGAACAGTGAAGCGTTCAGCAATTTTGAAATGCTGGTTCAGACTATGGATACCCAGAACCCGGAACGCCATTTATCTGTACTGTATTATTTTCAGAAAGGAAATATCCTGGAAAGTGAAAGGAAGCTCAAATGGCAAAGCTTCCTTCCGAAGCTGGACTTTACCTATAATTTTTTCAATAAAGAAAATTACCGGGCAGACTACCTTCCGCTTTTCGACAACAACTTCCAGTACGGGCTTAAACTGGAAATACCGCTTTTCCAGAGGGAAGCAAAAGCCAATTACCAGATCGCAAAACTCAAAATAGAACAGAATGCCTTGGATACCCAGGTGAAAAAAAGGGAGATCGAAACAAAAATCCAGACGTATAAAAATGAGATCATGAACTACCATTCCCAGATTGATATTGCCAGGAACAACCTTACGAATTACCAGCGGCTGCTCCAGGCAGAGGAAATACGCTACAGCAATGGAGAGAGTTCGCTTTTCCTGATCAATTCAAGGGAAAATAAAATGATCGACGCACAGGAGAAATTCATTTTACTGAACAATAAATTCCTGAAAAGCTATAATAAGCTGAAGTGGATGAGGGAAAACTTCCGGTTTTAA
- a CDS encoding AAA family ATPase translates to MIINFSVENFGSIKEKQTLSFLANKSDHLEDYYIIEPIKGLRLNKLALIYGANASGKTTVLKALDFLQEICTNPFDRKTEMFDFEPFLFSKDTPRKDSKFELEFIQNEIRYFYEVEINNRFISSEKLHNFNPNKALIFERTTNSEKELTLIKFGSKVDVKKSIGKAIEIQTLWNNTVLGALVKTNFDVEDLANVSEWFNAYTNFFSTNSDSKDFFTTQIDLNKINKNIIISFLRKADFNICDLEVNKKEDSQLRQFLLTSIKEAKNDNEKSRYIDMLNSEVVFNRQLYFFHTVNNVNYKLNINQESLGTQRYFEYAGLLSILLEENTLLPIDELESSLHPDLFNHFLLTYLVNGKKNSQLIATTHNREILSNRDLFRDDAIWFTNKNEDSATELYSLADFDSTVVRDTSNVLNAYKSGKLGGIPNLGDYYIDLENEK, encoded by the coding sequence ATGATAATTAATTTTAGCGTAGAGAATTTTGGCTCTATAAAAGAGAAACAGACATTATCTTTTTTAGCAAACAAATCTGATCATTTAGAAGATTATTATATTATTGAGCCGATAAAAGGTTTGCGTCTTAATAAATTGGCTTTAATTTATGGTGCTAATGCTTCTGGAAAAACTACTGTTTTAAAAGCTTTGGATTTTTTACAAGAAATTTGCACAAATCCTTTTGATCGGAAAACTGAAATGTTTGATTTTGAGCCGTTTCTTTTTAGTAAAGATACTCCTAGAAAAGATTCTAAATTTGAGCTAGAGTTTATTCAAAATGAAATAAGGTATTTTTATGAAGTTGAAATAAATAATAGATTCATTTCAAGTGAAAAGTTACATAATTTCAATCCTAACAAAGCATTGATTTTCGAGAGAACAACAAATTCAGAAAAGGAATTAACATTAATAAAATTTGGAAGTAAAGTTGATGTAAAAAAATCTATTGGAAAAGCAATTGAAATACAGACATTGTGGAATAATACAGTATTAGGAGCATTAGTTAAAACAAATTTTGATGTGGAAGATTTAGCAAATGTCTCGGAATGGTTTAATGCTTACACAAATTTTTTTAGTACAAATTCAGATTCAAAAGATTTTTTTACTACTCAAATTGATTTAAATAAAATTAATAAGAATATTATTATTTCATTTTTAAGAAAAGCGGATTTTAATATTTGTGATTTGGAAGTTAACAAAAAAGAAGACTCACAGCTTAGACAGTTTCTTTTAACATCAATTAAAGAAGCAAAAAATGATAATGAAAAGAGCAGATATATTGATATGCTGAATTCTGAAGTTGTGTTTAACAGACAATTATACTTTTTTCATACAGTAAATAATGTTAATTATAAATTAAATATTAATCAGGAATCTTTAGGTACTCAACGATATTTTGAGTATGCAGGTTTATTATCAATTTTATTGGAGGAAAATACTCTACTTCCAATAGATGAGTTAGAATCTTCGCTTCACCCTGATCTATTTAATCATTTTCTTTTAACCTATCTAGTAAATGGAAAGAAAAATTCTCAATTGATAGCGACAACACATAACAGAGAAATTCTTAGTAATCGTGATTTGTTTCGTGATGATGCCATTTGGTTTACCAATAAAAATGAAGACTCTGCTACTGAATTATATTCTTTAGCGGATTTCGATAGTACTGTTGTTAGAGATACCTCCAATGTTCTAAATGCTTATAAATCCGGAAAATTAGGAGGTATTCCGAACCTTGGAGACTATTATATTGATTTAGAGAATGAAAAATAG